The Lycium ferocissimum isolate CSIRO_LF1 chromosome 1, AGI_CSIRO_Lferr_CH_V1, whole genome shotgun sequence genome includes a region encoding these proteins:
- the LOC132051706 gene encoding ETO1-like protein 1: protein MRTFFPSESCKETHLKSINPQSWLQVERGKLAKFSSESASSIDSLIKVQEPPILPFFKPVDYVEVLAKIHEELESCSPQERSNLYLLQFQVFKGLGEVKLMRRSLRSAWSKANTVYEKLVFGAWLKYEKQDEELISDLLSTCGKCAKEFGAIDIASEMPAYKKLSPQGVVEDPCPRTVSFRIGDDKIACDRQKIASLSAPFHTMLNGCFTESFCEEIDLSENNISPLAMRVINEFSSTGLLNEVSPDLLLEMLVFANKFCCESLRDACDRKLASLISCRQDAVELLECALEENSPVLAASCLQVFLRELPDSLKDGQVVELLSNSTRQQRSIMIGPASFSLYCLLSEVSMNLDPRSDESVRFLTTLVDSAETSQQKMVAYHRLGCVKFLRKELDEAEKLFEAAFNLGHTYSVIGLARLGQIEGHKRWAYEKLSSVISSSTPLGWMYQERSLYCEGEKRWDELEKATELDPTLTYPYMYRAASLMRKQNAEAALSEINRILGFKLALECLELRFCFYLALENYRLAICDIQAILTLRPDYRVFEGRVAALQLRTLLREHVENWTEADCWLQLYDRWSSVDDIGSLSVIYQMLESDAAKGVLYFRQSLLLLRLNCPDAAMRSLQLARHHASSEHERLVYEGWILYDTGHCEEGLQKAEESISIKRSFEAFFLKAYALADSSPDASCSQTVISLLEDALRCPSDRLRKGQALNNLGSVYVDCGKLDAAADCYINALKIRHTRAHQGLARVHYLRNDKVAAYDEMTKLIEKAKNNASAYEKRSEYCDRDRTKADLEMVTRLDPLRVYPYRYRAAVLMDNHKEKEAIEELSRAISFKADLHLLHLRAAFHEHIGDAMGALRDCRAALSVDPNHQEMLELHSRVNSQEP, encoded by the exons ATGAGAACTTTCTTCCCTTCAGAGTCTTGTAAAGAGACACATCTCAAATCTATTAATCCTCAATCATGGCTCCAAGTTGAAAGAGGCAAACTTGCTAAATTTTCATCTGAATCTGCTTCTTCCAT AGACTCTTTGATCAAGGTCCAAGAACCACCGATTCTTCCATTCTTTAAACCTGTTGATTATGTTGAAGTTTTAGCAAAAATCCATGAAGAACTCGAATCATGTTCCCCACAAGAGAGGTCAAATCTCTATTTGCTGCAGTTTCAGGTCTTTAAGGGCCTTGGGGAAGTTAAATTAATGAGGAGAAGTCTTCGCTCAGCTTGGTCGAAAGCAAACACAGTTTATGAAAAACTTGTATTTGGAGCGTGGTTGAAATACGAGAAACAGGATGAAGAGCTCATTTCTGACTTGCTTTCTACTTGTGGCAAATGTGCAAAGGAGTTTGGAGCAATAGACATAGCATCTGAAATGCCTGCCTATAAGAAATTAAGCCCTCAAGGAGTCGTCGAGGATCCTTGTCCAAGAACGGTTTCTTTTAGGATTGGCGATGACAAAATAGCATGTGACAGGCAGAAAATTGCCAGTCTTTCAGCTCCATTTCATACCATGCTAAACGGTTGTTTCACAGAATCGTTTTGTGAGGAAATAGATTTGTCCGAAAACAATATTTCTCCCTTGGCAATGAGGGTCATCAACGAATTCAGCTCAACCGGCTTATTGAATGAAGTTTCCCCCGATCTGCTGTTGGAAATGTTGGTATTTGCCAATAAGTTTTGTTGTGAAAGCCTCAGGGATGCTTGTGACCGAAAGCTTGCGTCTTTAATTTCATGTCGACAAGATGCTGTAGAACTCCTTGAATGTGCCCTTGAAGAGAACTCTCCTGTCCTTGCTGCTTCATGTTTGCAAGTATTTTTACGTGAACTCCCAGATTCTCTGAAAGACGGTCAGGTAGTTGAACTGTTAAGCAATAGTACGAGGCAACAAAGGTCAATTATGATAGGTCCTGCCTCATTTTCACTCTATTGTTTGTTAAGTGAAGTTTCAATGAACCTTGATCCTAGATCAGACGAATCTGTTCGTTTTTTGACCACACTGGTAGACTCAGCTGAAACCAGCCAACAGAAAATGGTCGCGTATCATCGGTTAGGATGCGTTAAATTTCTTAGGAAAGAGCTTGACGAAGCTGAAAAGCTCTTTGAGGCTGCTTTTAATTTGGGTCACACTTATTCGGTTATTGGTTTGGCTAGATTAGGTCAAATAGAGGGTCATAAACGGTGGGCTTATGAGAAACTCAGTAGCGTTATTTCTTCCTCAACTCCCCTTGGATGGATGTACCAAGAGAGGTCGCTATATTGTGAGGGAGAAAAGAGATGGGACGAGCTTGAGAAAGCAACTGAGCTTGATCCGACACTGACATACCCGTACATGTATCGAGCTGCATCGTTGATGAGGAAGCAAAATGCTGAAGCTGCTCTTTCAGAAATAAACAGAATCCTGGGATTCAAACTGGCATTGGAGTGCTTGGAGCTCCGCTTTTGTTTTTACCTTGCCCTAGAGAACTACCGATTAGCAATATGTGATATTCAGGCAATCCTCACACTTCGACCAGATTATCGTGTGTTTGAAGGAAGAGTCGCAGCATTGCAACTCCGTACTCTTCTGCGCGAGCATGTGGAGAATTGGACTGAAGCCGATTGTTGGCTGCAGTTGTATGATAGATGGTCTTCGGTTGACGATATTGGATCTCTTTCAGTAATATACCAGATGCTCGAGTCTGATGCAGCAAAAGGTGTTCTTTACTTCAGACAGTCCCTGCTTCTCCTCCG ATTGAACTGTCCAGATGCAGCCATGAGGAGTTTACAGTTGGCTCGCCACCATGCATCTAGCGAACACGAACGTTTGGTCTACGAGGGATGGATCTTATATGATACTGGTCACTGTGAAGAAGGTCTACAGAAAGCAGAAGAGTCTATCAGCATCAAGAGATCTTTTGAAGCATTCTTCCTGAAAGCGTACGCTTTAGCTGACTCTAGCCCTGATGCATCTTGTTCACAAACTGTCATATCACTTCTTGAGGACGCCTTGCGATGCCCTTCCGATAGGCTTCGCAAAGGTCAG GCCCTGAACAATCTTGGGAGTGTCTATGTTGACTGCGGTAAATTGGATGCTGCAGCTGATTGCTACATTAATGCCCTTAAAATCCGGCATACCCGGGCACACCAAGGTCTTGCTCGTGTCCATTACTTGAGAAATGATAAGGTGGCTGCTTATGATGAGATGACCAAACTGATTGAGAAGGCCAAGAATAACGCATCTGCTTACGAGAAGAGATCAGAGTACTGTGACCGTGACCGCACAAAGGCTGACCTGGAGATGGTCACTCGTCTAGATCCTCTTAGAGTTTACCCTTACAGATATCGAGCTGCAG TTCTGATGGACAACCACAAGGAGAAGGAAGCCATTGAAGAACTGTCTAGGGCCATTTCATTCAAAGCTGATCTTCATCTTTTACACCTGCGCGCTGCATTTCATGAGCATATAGGTGATGCTATGGGTGCCTTGAGAGATTGTCGAGCTGCTCTCTCTGTTGACCCGAACCATCAAGAAATGTTGGAACTTCATAGTCGTGTGAACAGTCAAGAACCTTAA